A stretch of the Papaver somniferum cultivar HN1 chromosome 6, ASM357369v1, whole genome shotgun sequence genome encodes the following:
- the LOC113289581 gene encoding 1,4-alpha-glucan-branching enzyme 1, chloroplastic/amyloplastic-like isoform X2, which yields MYCCFPEASVAKGFSVLPSKHFRKTSKSYHCAAKLNNITWIFHGPAKFIAQSMKPYKGHLEYRSRKYNEQKMLIEKHEGSLEEFAQGYLKFGFNREDNAIVYREWAPPAQEAQLIGDFNGWDGTNHKMEKDQFGVWTIKIPDSGGNPAIQHGSKVKFRFKHGNGVWVDRIPAWIKYATVDPAKFAAPYDGVYWDPKPSDRYQFKHPRPPKPKSPRIYEAHVGMSSSEPRINSYREFADEVLPRIRENNYNTVQLMAVMEHSYYGCFGYHVTNFFGVSSRSGTPEDLKYLIDKAHSLGLWVLMDMVHSHASNNVTDGLNGFDVGQGAQESYFHPGERGYHKLWDSRLFNYANWEVLRFLLSNLRWWLEDFMFDGFRFDGVTSMLYHDHGIDRGFTGNYDEYFGEATDVDAVVYLMLANSVIHNIFPDAIVIAEDVSGMPGLGRAVSERGFGFDYRLAMAIPDKWIDYLKNMTDEKWSMEEITSCLTNRRYTEKCISYAESHDQSIVGDKTIAFSLMDKEMYFGMSCLSKASPTVERGIALHKMIHFITMALGGDGYLNFMGNEFGHPEWIDFPREGNGWSYEKCRRQWNLVDADHLRYKFMNEFDRAMNLLDDEFSFLASTKQIVSCASEKDKVIVFERGDLVFVLNFHSTNTYNGYKVGCDLPGKYRVVLDSDAREFGGHGRVAHDVHHFTSPEGIPGVPETNFNNRPNSFQVLAPARTCVVYCRVEEAESGNKELVGAHEILGVVAQQKSLKESVAGLEDLAGSRQMRVVEVGDDASED from the exons atgtACTGTTGTTTTCCTGAAGCAAGTGTTGCTAAAGGATTTTCAGTACTTCCCTCTAAACATTTCAGAAAG ACGTCTAAGAGCTACCATTGTGCTGCTAAACTAAATAATATAACTTGGATATTCCACGGACCGGCTAAGTTTATTGCCCAAA gtatgaaaCCATATAAAGGCCACCTTGAATATAGATCAAGGAAATACAACGAGCAAAAGATGCTCATCGAAAAACATGAAGGGTCGCTCGAGGAATTTGCACAAG GTTATCTGAAATTTGGATTCAACAGAGAAGATAACGCTATTGTGTACCGTGAATGGGCACCTCCTGCACA GGAAGCACAACTTATTGGAGACTTCAATGGGTGGGATGGTACGAACCACAAAATGGAGAAGGACCAGTTCGGCGTTTGGACTATAAAGATTCCTGATTCAGGTGGAAATCCAGCCATCCAGCATGGTTCAAAAGTTAAATTCCGTTTTAAGCATGGAAATGGAGTTTGGGTTGATAGAATTCCTGCATGGATCAAATATGCCACTGTAGACCCAGCAAAGTTTGCAGCACCTTACGATGGTGTCTACTGGGACCCAAAACCTTCAGATAG GTATCAATTTAAGCATCCTCGCCCTCCAAAGCCCAAGTCCCCACGCATATACGAGGCTCATGTAGGTATGAGCAGCTCGGAACCCCGCATAAATTCATACAGAGAATTCGCTGATGAAGTTTTGCCACGAATACGGGAAAATAATTATAACACAGTCCAACTGATGGCTGTGATGGAGCATTCGTACTACGGATGCTTTGGTTATCATGTCACAAACTTTTTTGGAGTTAGCAGTAGATCTGGGACCCCAGAGGACCTCAAGTACTTGATCGATAAAGCTCATAGTTTAGGTTTATGGGTCTTGATGGACATGGTTCACAGCCATGCAAGCAATAATGTCACTGACGGGCTTAATGGATTTGATGTTGGCCAAGGTGCACAAGAATCTTACTTCCACCCTGGAGAGCGGGGATACCATAAGTTGTGGGACAGTCGATTATTCAATTATGCTAACTGGGAAGTTCTTCGTTTCCTCCTTTCCAATTTGAGATGGTGGTTGGAGGATTTTATGTTTGATGGGTTTCGATTCGACGGAGTAACTTCAATGTTGTATCATGACCATGGaattgacaggggattcacgggaaACTATGATGAGTATTTTGGCGAGGCTACAGATGTGGATGCTGTTGTTTATTTGATGCTTGCCAATAGCGTGATCCATAACATATTTCCAGATGCAATTGTCATTGCTGAAGATGTATCTGGTATGCCTGGACTTGGCCGAGCTGTCTCTGAGAGAGGATTTGGTTTTGATTATCGCCTGGCAATGGCGATACCTGACAAGTGGATTGATTACTTGAAGAACATGACTGACGAGAAATGGTCAATGGAAGAAATTACCTCATGTTTGACAAACAGGAGATACACGGAAAAGTGTATATCATATGCTGAGAGTCATGATCAG TCTATCGTGGGTGATAAGACTATTGCGTTTTCCTTAatggacaaagaaatgtatttcgGCATGTCTTGTTTGTCAAAGGCTTCTCCTACAGTTGAACGAGGAATTGCACTTCACAAG ATGATTCATTTCATAACCATGGCATTAGGAGGTGACGGCTACCTTAATTTCATGGGAAATGAA TTTGGTCATCCTGAATGGATTGATTTTCCAAGAGAAGGCAATGGTTGGAGCTATGAAAAATGCAGACGTCAGTGGAACCTTGTTGATGCAGATCACTTGAGATACAAG TTTATGAATGAATTTGACAGAGCCATGAATTTGCTGGATGATGAATTTTCATTCCTTGCATCGACAAAGCAGATTGTTAGCTGTGCAAGTGAGAAAGACAAG GTTATTGTATTTGAGCGTGGGGATCTAGTTTTTGTGCTCAATTTTCATTCAACAAATACATATAATGG CTATAAAGTTGGATGCGATTTGCCTGGGAAGTACAGAGTTGTCTTGGATAGTGATGCTCGAGAATTTGGTGGACACGGAAGA GTCGCTCATGATGTGCACCACTTCACTTCTCCTGAAGGAATACCAGGGGTGCCAGaaacaaatttcaacaaccgcCCCAATTCCTTTCAAGTACTAGCACCAGCGCGTACCTGTGTG GTGTACTGCCGGGTTGAAGAAGCAGAGAGTGGTAATAAAGAATTAGTAGGCGCTCATGAGATACTAGGCGTAGTGGCTCAACAAAAGTCACTTAAAGAATCAGTTGCTGGCCTAGAAGATCTTGCTGGTTCAAGGCAGATGAGAGTTGTTGAGGTCGGAGATGATGCATCAGAGGATTAG
- the LOC113289581 gene encoding 1,4-alpha-glucan-branching enzyme 1, chloroplastic/amyloplastic-like isoform X1 — protein sequence MYCCFPEASVAKGFSVLPSKHFRKTSKSYHCAAKLNNITWIFHGPAKFIAQSNFLPFQRLSLHGKVEHNNAISTRFTDDHKTMLTTEEDTKEVDIMDLDPGMKPYKGHLEYRSRKYNEQKMLIEKHEGSLEEFAQGYLKFGFNREDNAIVYREWAPPAQEAQLIGDFNGWDGTNHKMEKDQFGVWTIKIPDSGGNPAIQHGSKVKFRFKHGNGVWVDRIPAWIKYATVDPAKFAAPYDGVYWDPKPSDRYQFKHPRPPKPKSPRIYEAHVGMSSSEPRINSYREFADEVLPRIRENNYNTVQLMAVMEHSYYGCFGYHVTNFFGVSSRSGTPEDLKYLIDKAHSLGLWVLMDMVHSHASNNVTDGLNGFDVGQGAQESYFHPGERGYHKLWDSRLFNYANWEVLRFLLSNLRWWLEDFMFDGFRFDGVTSMLYHDHGIDRGFTGNYDEYFGEATDVDAVVYLMLANSVIHNIFPDAIVIAEDVSGMPGLGRAVSERGFGFDYRLAMAIPDKWIDYLKNMTDEKWSMEEITSCLTNRRYTEKCISYAESHDQSIVGDKTIAFSLMDKEMYFGMSCLSKASPTVERGIALHKMIHFITMALGGDGYLNFMGNEFGHPEWIDFPREGNGWSYEKCRRQWNLVDADHLRYKFMNEFDRAMNLLDDEFSFLASTKQIVSCASEKDKVIVFERGDLVFVLNFHSTNTYNGYKVGCDLPGKYRVVLDSDAREFGGHGRVAHDVHHFTSPEGIPGVPETNFNNRPNSFQVLAPARTCVVYCRVEEAESGNKELVGAHEILGVVAQQKSLKESVAGLEDLAGSRQMRVVEVGDDASED from the exons atgtACTGTTGTTTTCCTGAAGCAAGTGTTGCTAAAGGATTTTCAGTACTTCCCTCTAAACATTTCAGAAAG ACGTCTAAGAGCTACCATTGTGCTGCTAAACTAAATAATATAACTTGGATATTCCACGGACCGGCTAAGTTTATTGCCCAAAGTAACTTCCTACCCTTTCAGAGACTCTCATTACATGGGAAG GTTGAACACAACAATGCAATATCAACTCGTTTTACTGATGATCACAAAACAATGCTAACAACTGAAGAAGATACTAAAGAGGTTGATATCATGgatttggatccaggtatgaaaCCATATAAAGGCCACCTTGAATATAGATCAAGGAAATACAACGAGCAAAAGATGCTCATCGAAAAACATGAAGGGTCGCTCGAGGAATTTGCACAAG GTTATCTGAAATTTGGATTCAACAGAGAAGATAACGCTATTGTGTACCGTGAATGGGCACCTCCTGCACA GGAAGCACAACTTATTGGAGACTTCAATGGGTGGGATGGTACGAACCACAAAATGGAGAAGGACCAGTTCGGCGTTTGGACTATAAAGATTCCTGATTCAGGTGGAAATCCAGCCATCCAGCATGGTTCAAAAGTTAAATTCCGTTTTAAGCATGGAAATGGAGTTTGGGTTGATAGAATTCCTGCATGGATCAAATATGCCACTGTAGACCCAGCAAAGTTTGCAGCACCTTACGATGGTGTCTACTGGGACCCAAAACCTTCAGATAG GTATCAATTTAAGCATCCTCGCCCTCCAAAGCCCAAGTCCCCACGCATATACGAGGCTCATGTAGGTATGAGCAGCTCGGAACCCCGCATAAATTCATACAGAGAATTCGCTGATGAAGTTTTGCCACGAATACGGGAAAATAATTATAACACAGTCCAACTGATGGCTGTGATGGAGCATTCGTACTACGGATGCTTTGGTTATCATGTCACAAACTTTTTTGGAGTTAGCAGTAGATCTGGGACCCCAGAGGACCTCAAGTACTTGATCGATAAAGCTCATAGTTTAGGTTTATGGGTCTTGATGGACATGGTTCACAGCCATGCAAGCAATAATGTCACTGACGGGCTTAATGGATTTGATGTTGGCCAAGGTGCACAAGAATCTTACTTCCACCCTGGAGAGCGGGGATACCATAAGTTGTGGGACAGTCGATTATTCAATTATGCTAACTGGGAAGTTCTTCGTTTCCTCCTTTCCAATTTGAGATGGTGGTTGGAGGATTTTATGTTTGATGGGTTTCGATTCGACGGAGTAACTTCAATGTTGTATCATGACCATGGaattgacaggggattcacgggaaACTATGATGAGTATTTTGGCGAGGCTACAGATGTGGATGCTGTTGTTTATTTGATGCTTGCCAATAGCGTGATCCATAACATATTTCCAGATGCAATTGTCATTGCTGAAGATGTATCTGGTATGCCTGGACTTGGCCGAGCTGTCTCTGAGAGAGGATTTGGTTTTGATTATCGCCTGGCAATGGCGATACCTGACAAGTGGATTGATTACTTGAAGAACATGACTGACGAGAAATGGTCAATGGAAGAAATTACCTCATGTTTGACAAACAGGAGATACACGGAAAAGTGTATATCATATGCTGAGAGTCATGATCAG TCTATCGTGGGTGATAAGACTATTGCGTTTTCCTTAatggacaaagaaatgtatttcgGCATGTCTTGTTTGTCAAAGGCTTCTCCTACAGTTGAACGAGGAATTGCACTTCACAAG ATGATTCATTTCATAACCATGGCATTAGGAGGTGACGGCTACCTTAATTTCATGGGAAATGAA TTTGGTCATCCTGAATGGATTGATTTTCCAAGAGAAGGCAATGGTTGGAGCTATGAAAAATGCAGACGTCAGTGGAACCTTGTTGATGCAGATCACTTGAGATACAAG TTTATGAATGAATTTGACAGAGCCATGAATTTGCTGGATGATGAATTTTCATTCCTTGCATCGACAAAGCAGATTGTTAGCTGTGCAAGTGAGAAAGACAAG GTTATTGTATTTGAGCGTGGGGATCTAGTTTTTGTGCTCAATTTTCATTCAACAAATACATATAATGG CTATAAAGTTGGATGCGATTTGCCTGGGAAGTACAGAGTTGTCTTGGATAGTGATGCTCGAGAATTTGGTGGACACGGAAGA GTCGCTCATGATGTGCACCACTTCACTTCTCCTGAAGGAATACCAGGGGTGCCAGaaacaaatttcaacaaccgcCCCAATTCCTTTCAAGTACTAGCACCAGCGCGTACCTGTGTG GTGTACTGCCGGGTTGAAGAAGCAGAGAGTGGTAATAAAGAATTAGTAGGCGCTCATGAGATACTAGGCGTAGTGGCTCAACAAAAGTCACTTAAAGAATCAGTTGCTGGCCTAGAAGATCTTGCTGGTTCAAGGCAGATGAGAGTTGTTGAGGTCGGAGATGATGCATCAGAGGATTAG
- the LOC113289581 gene encoding 1,4-alpha-glucan-branching enzyme 1, chloroplastic/amyloplastic-like isoform X3: MLTTEEDTKEVDIMDLDPGMKPYKGHLEYRSRKYNEQKMLIEKHEGSLEEFAQGYLKFGFNREDNAIVYREWAPPAQEAQLIGDFNGWDGTNHKMEKDQFGVWTIKIPDSGGNPAIQHGSKVKFRFKHGNGVWVDRIPAWIKYATVDPAKFAAPYDGVYWDPKPSDRYQFKHPRPPKPKSPRIYEAHVGMSSSEPRINSYREFADEVLPRIRENNYNTVQLMAVMEHSYYGCFGYHVTNFFGVSSRSGTPEDLKYLIDKAHSLGLWVLMDMVHSHASNNVTDGLNGFDVGQGAQESYFHPGERGYHKLWDSRLFNYANWEVLRFLLSNLRWWLEDFMFDGFRFDGVTSMLYHDHGIDRGFTGNYDEYFGEATDVDAVVYLMLANSVIHNIFPDAIVIAEDVSGMPGLGRAVSERGFGFDYRLAMAIPDKWIDYLKNMTDEKWSMEEITSCLTNRRYTEKCISYAESHDQSIVGDKTIAFSLMDKEMYFGMSCLSKASPTVERGIALHKMIHFITMALGGDGYLNFMGNEFGHPEWIDFPREGNGWSYEKCRRQWNLVDADHLRYKFMNEFDRAMNLLDDEFSFLASTKQIVSCASEKDKVIVFERGDLVFVLNFHSTNTYNGYKVGCDLPGKYRVVLDSDAREFGGHGRVAHDVHHFTSPEGIPGVPETNFNNRPNSFQVLAPARTCVVYCRVEEAESGNKELVGAHEILGVVAQQKSLKESVAGLEDLAGSRQMRVVEVGDDASED; the protein is encoded by the exons ATGCTAACAACTGAAGAAGATACTAAAGAGGTTGATATCATGgatttggatccaggtatgaaaCCATATAAAGGCCACCTTGAATATAGATCAAGGAAATACAACGAGCAAAAGATGCTCATCGAAAAACATGAAGGGTCGCTCGAGGAATTTGCACAAG GTTATCTGAAATTTGGATTCAACAGAGAAGATAACGCTATTGTGTACCGTGAATGGGCACCTCCTGCACA GGAAGCACAACTTATTGGAGACTTCAATGGGTGGGATGGTACGAACCACAAAATGGAGAAGGACCAGTTCGGCGTTTGGACTATAAAGATTCCTGATTCAGGTGGAAATCCAGCCATCCAGCATGGTTCAAAAGTTAAATTCCGTTTTAAGCATGGAAATGGAGTTTGGGTTGATAGAATTCCTGCATGGATCAAATATGCCACTGTAGACCCAGCAAAGTTTGCAGCACCTTACGATGGTGTCTACTGGGACCCAAAACCTTCAGATAG GTATCAATTTAAGCATCCTCGCCCTCCAAAGCCCAAGTCCCCACGCATATACGAGGCTCATGTAGGTATGAGCAGCTCGGAACCCCGCATAAATTCATACAGAGAATTCGCTGATGAAGTTTTGCCACGAATACGGGAAAATAATTATAACACAGTCCAACTGATGGCTGTGATGGAGCATTCGTACTACGGATGCTTTGGTTATCATGTCACAAACTTTTTTGGAGTTAGCAGTAGATCTGGGACCCCAGAGGACCTCAAGTACTTGATCGATAAAGCTCATAGTTTAGGTTTATGGGTCTTGATGGACATGGTTCACAGCCATGCAAGCAATAATGTCACTGACGGGCTTAATGGATTTGATGTTGGCCAAGGTGCACAAGAATCTTACTTCCACCCTGGAGAGCGGGGATACCATAAGTTGTGGGACAGTCGATTATTCAATTATGCTAACTGGGAAGTTCTTCGTTTCCTCCTTTCCAATTTGAGATGGTGGTTGGAGGATTTTATGTTTGATGGGTTTCGATTCGACGGAGTAACTTCAATGTTGTATCATGACCATGGaattgacaggggattcacgggaaACTATGATGAGTATTTTGGCGAGGCTACAGATGTGGATGCTGTTGTTTATTTGATGCTTGCCAATAGCGTGATCCATAACATATTTCCAGATGCAATTGTCATTGCTGAAGATGTATCTGGTATGCCTGGACTTGGCCGAGCTGTCTCTGAGAGAGGATTTGGTTTTGATTATCGCCTGGCAATGGCGATACCTGACAAGTGGATTGATTACTTGAAGAACATGACTGACGAGAAATGGTCAATGGAAGAAATTACCTCATGTTTGACAAACAGGAGATACACGGAAAAGTGTATATCATATGCTGAGAGTCATGATCAG TCTATCGTGGGTGATAAGACTATTGCGTTTTCCTTAatggacaaagaaatgtatttcgGCATGTCTTGTTTGTCAAAGGCTTCTCCTACAGTTGAACGAGGAATTGCACTTCACAAG ATGATTCATTTCATAACCATGGCATTAGGAGGTGACGGCTACCTTAATTTCATGGGAAATGAA TTTGGTCATCCTGAATGGATTGATTTTCCAAGAGAAGGCAATGGTTGGAGCTATGAAAAATGCAGACGTCAGTGGAACCTTGTTGATGCAGATCACTTGAGATACAAG TTTATGAATGAATTTGACAGAGCCATGAATTTGCTGGATGATGAATTTTCATTCCTTGCATCGACAAAGCAGATTGTTAGCTGTGCAAGTGAGAAAGACAAG GTTATTGTATTTGAGCGTGGGGATCTAGTTTTTGTGCTCAATTTTCATTCAACAAATACATATAATGG CTATAAAGTTGGATGCGATTTGCCTGGGAAGTACAGAGTTGTCTTGGATAGTGATGCTCGAGAATTTGGTGGACACGGAAGA GTCGCTCATGATGTGCACCACTTCACTTCTCCTGAAGGAATACCAGGGGTGCCAGaaacaaatttcaacaaccgcCCCAATTCCTTTCAAGTACTAGCACCAGCGCGTACCTGTGTG GTGTACTGCCGGGTTGAAGAAGCAGAGAGTGGTAATAAAGAATTAGTAGGCGCTCATGAGATACTAGGCGTAGTGGCTCAACAAAAGTCACTTAAAGAATCAGTTGCTGGCCTAGAAGATCTTGCTGGTTCAAGGCAGATGAGAGTTGTTGAGGTCGGAGATGATGCATCAGAGGATTAG
- the LOC113289581 gene encoding 1,4-alpha-glucan-branching enzyme 1, chloroplastic/amyloplastic-like isoform X4 translates to MKPYKGHLEYRSRKYNEQKMLIEKHEGSLEEFAQGYLKFGFNREDNAIVYREWAPPAQEAQLIGDFNGWDGTNHKMEKDQFGVWTIKIPDSGGNPAIQHGSKVKFRFKHGNGVWVDRIPAWIKYATVDPAKFAAPYDGVYWDPKPSDRYQFKHPRPPKPKSPRIYEAHVGMSSSEPRINSYREFADEVLPRIRENNYNTVQLMAVMEHSYYGCFGYHVTNFFGVSSRSGTPEDLKYLIDKAHSLGLWVLMDMVHSHASNNVTDGLNGFDVGQGAQESYFHPGERGYHKLWDSRLFNYANWEVLRFLLSNLRWWLEDFMFDGFRFDGVTSMLYHDHGIDRGFTGNYDEYFGEATDVDAVVYLMLANSVIHNIFPDAIVIAEDVSGMPGLGRAVSERGFGFDYRLAMAIPDKWIDYLKNMTDEKWSMEEITSCLTNRRYTEKCISYAESHDQSIVGDKTIAFSLMDKEMYFGMSCLSKASPTVERGIALHKMIHFITMALGGDGYLNFMGNEFGHPEWIDFPREGNGWSYEKCRRQWNLVDADHLRYKFMNEFDRAMNLLDDEFSFLASTKQIVSCASEKDKVIVFERGDLVFVLNFHSTNTYNGYKVGCDLPGKYRVVLDSDAREFGGHGRVAHDVHHFTSPEGIPGVPETNFNNRPNSFQVLAPARTCVVYCRVEEAESGNKELVGAHEILGVVAQQKSLKESVAGLEDLAGSRQMRVVEVGDDASED, encoded by the exons atgaaaCCATATAAAGGCCACCTTGAATATAGATCAAGGAAATACAACGAGCAAAAGATGCTCATCGAAAAACATGAAGGGTCGCTCGAGGAATTTGCACAAG GTTATCTGAAATTTGGATTCAACAGAGAAGATAACGCTATTGTGTACCGTGAATGGGCACCTCCTGCACA GGAAGCACAACTTATTGGAGACTTCAATGGGTGGGATGGTACGAACCACAAAATGGAGAAGGACCAGTTCGGCGTTTGGACTATAAAGATTCCTGATTCAGGTGGAAATCCAGCCATCCAGCATGGTTCAAAAGTTAAATTCCGTTTTAAGCATGGAAATGGAGTTTGGGTTGATAGAATTCCTGCATGGATCAAATATGCCACTGTAGACCCAGCAAAGTTTGCAGCACCTTACGATGGTGTCTACTGGGACCCAAAACCTTCAGATAG GTATCAATTTAAGCATCCTCGCCCTCCAAAGCCCAAGTCCCCACGCATATACGAGGCTCATGTAGGTATGAGCAGCTCGGAACCCCGCATAAATTCATACAGAGAATTCGCTGATGAAGTTTTGCCACGAATACGGGAAAATAATTATAACACAGTCCAACTGATGGCTGTGATGGAGCATTCGTACTACGGATGCTTTGGTTATCATGTCACAAACTTTTTTGGAGTTAGCAGTAGATCTGGGACCCCAGAGGACCTCAAGTACTTGATCGATAAAGCTCATAGTTTAGGTTTATGGGTCTTGATGGACATGGTTCACAGCCATGCAAGCAATAATGTCACTGACGGGCTTAATGGATTTGATGTTGGCCAAGGTGCACAAGAATCTTACTTCCACCCTGGAGAGCGGGGATACCATAAGTTGTGGGACAGTCGATTATTCAATTATGCTAACTGGGAAGTTCTTCGTTTCCTCCTTTCCAATTTGAGATGGTGGTTGGAGGATTTTATGTTTGATGGGTTTCGATTCGACGGAGTAACTTCAATGTTGTATCATGACCATGGaattgacaggggattcacgggaaACTATGATGAGTATTTTGGCGAGGCTACAGATGTGGATGCTGTTGTTTATTTGATGCTTGCCAATAGCGTGATCCATAACATATTTCCAGATGCAATTGTCATTGCTGAAGATGTATCTGGTATGCCTGGACTTGGCCGAGCTGTCTCTGAGAGAGGATTTGGTTTTGATTATCGCCTGGCAATGGCGATACCTGACAAGTGGATTGATTACTTGAAGAACATGACTGACGAGAAATGGTCAATGGAAGAAATTACCTCATGTTTGACAAACAGGAGATACACGGAAAAGTGTATATCATATGCTGAGAGTCATGATCAG TCTATCGTGGGTGATAAGACTATTGCGTTTTCCTTAatggacaaagaaatgtatttcgGCATGTCTTGTTTGTCAAAGGCTTCTCCTACAGTTGAACGAGGAATTGCACTTCACAAG ATGATTCATTTCATAACCATGGCATTAGGAGGTGACGGCTACCTTAATTTCATGGGAAATGAA TTTGGTCATCCTGAATGGATTGATTTTCCAAGAGAAGGCAATGGTTGGAGCTATGAAAAATGCAGACGTCAGTGGAACCTTGTTGATGCAGATCACTTGAGATACAAG TTTATGAATGAATTTGACAGAGCCATGAATTTGCTGGATGATGAATTTTCATTCCTTGCATCGACAAAGCAGATTGTTAGCTGTGCAAGTGAGAAAGACAAG GTTATTGTATTTGAGCGTGGGGATCTAGTTTTTGTGCTCAATTTTCATTCAACAAATACATATAATGG CTATAAAGTTGGATGCGATTTGCCTGGGAAGTACAGAGTTGTCTTGGATAGTGATGCTCGAGAATTTGGTGGACACGGAAGA GTCGCTCATGATGTGCACCACTTCACTTCTCCTGAAGGAATACCAGGGGTGCCAGaaacaaatttcaacaaccgcCCCAATTCCTTTCAAGTACTAGCACCAGCGCGTACCTGTGTG GTGTACTGCCGGGTTGAAGAAGCAGAGAGTGGTAATAAAGAATTAGTAGGCGCTCATGAGATACTAGGCGTAGTGGCTCAACAAAAGTCACTTAAAGAATCAGTTGCTGGCCTAGAAGATCTTGCTGGTTCAAGGCAGATGAGAGTTGTTGAGGTCGGAGATGATGCATCAGAGGATTAG